The window GCGCCACCGCCGTGGCCTGCCCGTCCGTGGGCAGCGCACCAAGACCAACGCCCGCACCCGCAAGGGACCGCGCAAGACGGTGGCTGGTAAGAAGAAGGCGGCGAGGAAGTAATGGCACGTTCAACGAAAGGCAAGGCCCCGCGCCGCGTCCGCCGCAACATCTCGGCCGGTCGCGCCTACATCCACGCCAGCTACAACAACACCATCGTCACCATCACCGACGTGGACGGCAACAGTGTCGCCTGGAGCAGCGGCGGCACCATCGGCTACAAAGGCAGCAAGAAGGGCACGCCCTACGCGGCCCAGCTGGCCGCCGCTGACGCCGTCAAGAAGGCCCAGGGCTTCGGCATGAACATCGTCGACGTCGTGGTGCGCGGCTCGGGCTCCGGCCGTGAGCAGGCCATCCGCGCCATCCAGGCGTCCGGCATCGACGTGAAGTCCATCATGGACGACACCCCCGTGCCGCACAACGGCTGCCGCCCCAAGAAGAAGAACCGCCTCTAAACAATTTGCCCTGACCCACCTGGCGCGTCTCATCGGTACTGCCCGGCAGTACTCGGCCCGGACGCCCACCAGAGGGTCAGCTTTGCGTGTCAGCGGGCCAGTGCGCCCCTGACCATACGCATCAAGGAGTAGAAATGGGTCGTTTCCGTGGTTCCATCGTCAAGCAGAGTCGCCGTGAGGGCATCAACCTCGCCGAGACCGAAAAGGTCCAGAAGTACCTGGACAAGCGCCCCTACGCTCCCGGCCAGCACGGCCAGCGTCGCGGCCGTGGCCGCCCCAGCGACTACAGCGTGCGTCTGCGCGAGAAGCAGAAGCTCGCCCGCCTGTACGGCATGAACGAGAAGCAGTTCCGTAACCTCTTCGAGGAAGCGGCCAGCATCCCCGGCGTGACCGGCACCGTGTTCCTGCAGCTGCTGGAGCGCCGCCTCGACAACGTCGTGTTCCGTATGGGCTTCGCCAGCACCCGCCGTCAGGCGCGCCAGTTTGTCGGCCACGGTCACATCCTGGTCAACGGCAAGCGCGTGGACATCCCCAGCTACCGCGTCAAGATCGGTGACGAGATCAGCGTCGCCGAGCGCAGCCGCCAGATGGGCTTCGTCCAGGAGAACGCCGAGGCCAGCAAGCGCCGCCGCGTCAGCCCCTGGCTGGAAATGAACCCTGAGAACTTCACGGGCAGCTTCGTCCGCGTCCCCGCTCGCGAGGACCTGGCCCTGCCCATCAACGAAAACTTCATCATCGAGTATTACTCGCGTTAATCGGAGGCTACAGCGTGGATCAAAAGCGCCCCCAGCTCAAGGCCCGTGTCGATGGCGACTATGGCGAATTCATCCTGGAACCGCTCAAGCGTGGTTACGGCGTCACCATCGGCAACCCCCTGCGCCGCATCCTGCTCTCGTCGATTCCTGGCACCGCCGTCACCAGCGTCTACATTGAAGACGTACTGCACGAGTTCTCGACCATTCCTGGCGTTCAGGAAGACGTCATCCGGCTGATCCTGAACCTCAAGGAGCTGGTGGTGCGCTTCCACGCGCCCGGTCCCAAGACCCTGACGCTCCGCGCGCAGGGGCAGGGCAAGGTGCTCGCCAGCGCCTTCGAGGTTCCCTCGGACGCCGAGATCGTCAACCCCGACCTGCTCATCGCGACGCTCGCCGAGGACGGCAAGCTCGTCATGGAAGTGCGCGTCGAGGAAGGCGAAGGCTACGACCCCGCCGACCGTCACAGCACCAAGGACCGCATCAACAGCATCCCCGTGGACGCCATGTTCTCGCCCGTACGCCGCGTCGCGTACCACGTCGAGAACACCCGCGTGGGACAGCAGACGGACCTTGACCGCCTGATCATCCGCATCTGGACGGACGGCAGCGCCGAACCCCAGACGGTGCTCGACAAGGCCGTGGACATCCTGCGTGACGAACTCAGCGTCTTCGGCAACGTCGAGACGGTGCACGTCGAACCGCAGGCGCAGGCTGCCCCCGTCATGGTGGCCGCCACCTACGAGCCGAACCCCACCCCGGCCCTCAGCATCAACCCCCAGCCGTACCCCAGCGACCTCGACAGCAACCCGCGCGTCACGCTGGAAGGCCTGGGCCTGACCACCCGCGTCCTGCACTCGCTGAAGGAAGAAGGCATCGACAGCGTCGACGCCCTCTGCGCCCTCTCCGACCGTGACCTCAAGAAGGTCCCCGGCATCGGCGAACGCAGCCTCGACGAGATCAAGGTGCAGCTGGCCCAGTTCGGCCTGGCCCTCAAGGACTAATTCACTCCGCTCTGACCCCAGGTGGTCAGGGCGGTTTCAGCGGGCAGAAACCGTCACTCCAGCAGTGCGCGAAGCCTGACCCGAAAGGAGACCCACCATGCGCCACGGACGTTCCGGTCGCAAATTCAACCGCAACAGCAGCAGCCGCGAGGCGCTCGCCCGCACGCAGGCCACCGCCCTGCTGCGCGAGGGCCGCATCCAGACCACCCTCACCAAGGCCAAGGAACTGCGCCCCTACGTCGAGAAGCTCATCACGACGGCCAAGGGCGGCGACCTCCACAGCCGCCGCATCGTCGCGCGCGACATTCAGGACAACAGCGTCCTGCAGAAGCTCTTCAACGAGATTGCCCCCAAGTACGAGGGCCGTCCCGGTGGGTACTGCCGCATCCTGAAGGTCGGCGTTCGCCGCGGTGACGCCGTCACCATGGCCCTCATCGAACTCGTCTAAAGCAAGTCTTTCAGAGCGCGGCCCCCGGTTCGTCCGGGGGCCGCGCCCTGTCGTGCGGCGCAACGCCCGCGTAACGCCCACCGTTTAGGCTGAAGGCATGACCCCGAACCACCGCCTGCTGCCCCTCTGCCTCCTCGTTTCGGGCGTCGCCGGAGCCGCCAGCCTCTGCGACAGCGGCCTGTTCCTCACGTCGGGCACCGCCACCTACCAGATCAAGACGCCGACGGGCACGTCGAAGTTCACCAGCCGCTCCGTGATCCAGGGTGACCAGATCCGGGTGACGACCACCAACGCCAGCGGCAAGGCCACGCCCACCACCTGGCTGTGCAGCAGCAGGGGAGCGACCCTGAAGGCCGAGCCGGGCGGCATGGCGATGAGCATTCAGAGCAGCTTCCTGCCCGGCAGCACGCAACTCCGGCCGGGGTACAGCTGGAAGAGCAGCACGAAGCTCGGCAGGCAGGGCGCCGGAATGACGTCGAACAGCACCAACCGCGTCACCGGGCGGGAACAGGTCGTCACGCCCGCCGGACGCTTCACCGCCTGGAAGATCCAGATTCAGACGGTCAGCAGCCTCGACATGCCTGCCGGAACCAAGATGCCGCCCGGCATGTCCGGACTGAACCAGACGAGCGAATCGTCGGCATGGTACGCGCCGGGCGTCGGTCTGGTCCGCAGCGAAGACAGGAGTAACGGCGTCACCCTGACGCTGATCAAGGTGGCGAAGTAACCGGCCGACAGAGGAAAGGGGCGACTCCACATCTGGAGTCGCCCCTTTCCTGCCGTGGCTGTCAGCCCTGCTTGCTGGCCGGGACGTTCCGGGCTTCCTTCACGTCGTCAGGCGTTTCCTGGTTGCGGGGGGCGTTCGCTTCGCGGTCCTCGGCGCTCTTGAAGGACGCCTTGTGGCCGTCCTCGATCTGCTCGACTTCCTTGCTGTCGCGCTCGTACTGACCGGGGAGGCTCGTCTTGCCGCTGTTCTTGTCGTCTTTGTCAGGCATGAGGTCAGTGTGCCGCGTCAGTCCGGGCGCTTGATGTTGCGCGCCTCAAGATCACTTGGTGTTTGCGGGTCGGTCGGCGCGGCGTACAGGCGCACCAGCGGGTGCGTGCCGTCCGCCGTGGCCCACGGGGCGGGCGCCGTGCCGAGCGCGCGCCAGCCGCTCCGGACGTAGAAGCGGTTGGCGGCCGCGTTGTCGTCCCGCGTCTGCAGCACGGCCAGCCGCCCACCCTGGCGGGCCAGGGTCAGGGCCGCGTCCATCAGCGCGCGGGCCACTCCGTGCCCGCGCAGGTCGGGACGCACGAAGAGCCGCTTCACCTCGACCAGCACGGTGGGTGCGGCTCGGTCCGCCGGGTCCGGCGTCACGGGCCAGTCGTGCGGGCGGGCGACCGGGACCAGCAGCACCTGACCGGCCACCTCCGCCACCCACGCGGCCAGCGGGGACGCCGCCCGCACGAACGCCTGTGGGTCGTCCAGCCAGACGTCCGGGTACCCGTCGTGGTCGTGCACGGCCCGCAGGACCGCAGCGAGCGCGGGCAGGTCCGCGTCCCGCCGGGAGCGGATCAGCACGCCCGGCTCACAGCCTGGGGAGGGTCACGCCGCGCTGCCCCTGGTACTTCCCGGCACGGTCCGCATACGTCACCTCGGGGCGCTCGCCCTCGAAGAACAGCAGCTGGACGCAGCCCTCGTGCGCGTACATCTTGGCGGGCAGCGGCGTGGTGTTGCTGAACTCCAGCGTCACGTGCCCCTCCCAGCCGGGTTCGAGCGGCGTGACGTTCGCGACGATCCCGCAGCGTGCGTACGTGGACTTGCCGAGCGCCACGACCATCACATTGTCCGGAATCTTCATGTACTCCAGGCTACGGGCCAGCACGAAACTGTTCGGCGGAATGATGATCTCCGGCGCCTGGATGTCCACGAAGGACCGCTCGTCGAAACTCTTCGGGTCCACGATGGCGCTCATGACGTTCGTGAAGACCTTCCACTCGTCGGCGCAGCGCAGGTCGTATCCGAAGCTGCTCAGGCCGTAACTGATGACGCTGGCGTTCTCGGCCGTGCGGACCAGCCGGTCCTCGAAGGGGGCGATCATGCCCGCGAGGGCCAGCTCACGGATCCGCCAGTCGGGAAGAATACTCATGCGGAGCAGTCTAGAGCAGTTCAGGCGCGGGCCTCGCGGGCCGGACTTCGTTCTATGCTGCTGTGCGTGACTGACCTGCGCCTCGCTGTGATCTCGGACGCCCACGGGAACGCCTACGCCCTCGACGCCGTGCTGAGCGAGGTGCGCGCCGAGACGCCCGACCTGATCCTGAACCTCGGCGATCAGGTGGAGGGCAGCGCCGACCCCGCGCGCGCCTACGAGATGCAGGCGGCCCTGGGCGCAGTGGAGGTACGCGGCAACAACGAGGAGAAACTCTGGCCGGGCGGGCGGCGCGGCGAGCTGCCGCAACGGTTCGGCGCGTGGCTCGAACCCCGGCTCGGACCGCAGGCGATAGCGAGACTGGCGGGCCTGCCGCTCGTGGCGCGCGTCGCGGACGACGAGGTGCTCGCCTGTCACGGCACGCCCGGCAGCGCGTGGGACATGCTGCTGTGGCAGTGGCAGTTCACGTCGCCCGGCGCGAGTGACGGCGAGGGCTTCTACCGGGCGCGCGACCCGCGCGAACTGCGGGCCATGATGGACCCGCTGGCGGCGCGCGTGGTGCTGTGCGGGCACACGCACCGGCCCGGCGCGACCCGCGTGGGCGACACGCTCGTCGTGAACGCGGGCGCCGTGTCGGACCAGGTGGACGGCGACCCGCGCGCCCGCTGGACGCTGCTGGAACGCCGGGGCGGGCACTGGCACGCCGACTTCCGCACCACCGCTTACGACGTGGAGGGCGCCGTCCACTGGTCGCGCACGCACAGTCCCTTCGGGGAGTTCCAGGGGGAACTGCTGCGCAGCGGCACCATGCGCGGGCGCGGCAGCACCGCCCCCTGACCGGTCAGTCATGGCCTGCGGGCGTGTGGGCGGGCGCGCGTTGTGGTACTGTGGGGGGCTATGAAGGACATCACCTCCCAGTACATGAACGCCGACGGTCAGCCCACCCCCGTGAACACCCGCGCGGGCTTCGTGGCGATCGTCGGAAAGCCCAACGTCGGCAAGAGCACCCTGCTCAACAGCCTGCTCGGCGTGAAGATCGCGCCCACCAGTCCGCGCCCGCAGACGACCCGCAAGGGCGTGCGCGGCATCAGCAACCAGGGCGACACGCAGCTGATCTTCGTGGACACGCCGGGCCTGCACCGCCCGAAGGACGCGCTGGGGAAGTACATGAACGGCGAGGTGCAGAACGCGCTGGCCGACGTGGACGCCGTCGTGTGGGTGGTGGACCTGCGTCACCCGCCGACCGACGAGGACAGCATGGTGGCGCGCAGCATCCGTGACCTGCCGCGCCCCCTGACGGTGGTCGGCAACAAGCTGGACGTGTCCAAGTACCCGGAGGAGGCGCTGCGCCTGTACACGGCGCTGCTGGAGGGCCGCACGCACGAGACGCAGAGCGTGATGCTGAGCGCGCAGAACGACGTGAACAAGGTCGCGCAGCTCCGCACGGCCCTCGCCGCGAACCTGCCGGAGAACCCGTTCTTCTTCCCGGTCGGCGCGGCCAGCGACCAGAGCCGCGAGCAGTGGGCGGCCGAGATCCTGCGCGAGGAAGCCATGAAGAAACTCCGCGACGAGCTGCCGTACGCCGTCGCGACGCGCGTGACGAGCTGGACGGAACGCCAGGACGGCCTGCAGCGCATCGAGGCGGAGATCGTGGTAGACCGCGCGGGCCACAAGGGCATGGTGATCGGCGCGGGCGGCAAGCAGCTCGGCGCGATCGGTGCCGCGACCCGCAAGCAGCTGGAAGTGTTCCTGAACACCAAGGTCTTCCTGGGCGTGCAGGTCATCGTGATCCCCGGCTGGCGCGAGGACCAGGAGGCGCTGCGGGAACTGGGGTATGAATAAACCCAGCCCAGAGACGTGCAAGCGAATCTGGTTAAGGGAGGGGCCGTCCCCGACCGCACAGCCAACCCCAGCCCAGAGACGCCCAGGCGAATCTGGTTAAGGGAGGGGCCGCCCCCGACCGAGAGCCAACTCCAGCCCAGAGTTGCGGGAGTCCTTCCGTGCCGCTGCCTCGCTCCAGTCCAGTGATCCGTGAGGGTCGGGGCTGGAGTTCTTCGGAGGGCGGTCGGGCTTCATGGGGCGTGAAGTTGGGGGGGCGTGGCGGGGGCTGGTGGGGTAGGCTGCTCGTGTTATGACTCATGTCGTCAGCTTCATCAACCTGAAGGGCGGTGTCGCCAAGACCACGACGCTGGTGCAGCTGGCGGAGACGCTCGCGTTCATCAAGGGCAAGCGGGTGCTGGTGATCGATCTGGACCCGCAGACGAACGCGACGATCGCGTTGATGGGGGAGGCGCGGTGGGAGGCGGCGGACGAGGCGGGGCAGACGGTCGCGCAGCTGTTCCTGGATCAGATTCACGATACGCGGGTGTTCGACGTGAACCGGGCGGTGGTGCGGGGCGTGAGCAACCTGAACCGCATCCGGATTCCGGAGGACATGGAGCTGGGGCCGGAAGTCACGTACCCGCGCATCGATCTGCTGCCGAGCAGCATCCGGCTGATCGAGGCGCAGGACCGCATGGCGGACATCTCGACGCGGTCGCACTACACGGTGAGTCCCATGACGGTCATTCAGCGGGCGCTGGAGGGCCGGTTCTCGCAGTACGATTTCGTGCTGATCGACTGCCCGCCGAACCTGGGGTACATCACGCAGAACGGGCTGGAGGTGAGTGACGCGTACCTCGTGCCGACCATCGCGGACAAGCTGTCGACGTACGGCATTCCGCAGATCGTGAAGACCATCTCGCGGTTGCGGACGGCGCGGCACCTGAAGATCCGCTGCATGGGGGTGCTCGTCACAAAGTTCCAGACGGGCAGCAACATTCACAAGCGGGGCCTGGAGGCGCTGCCGGAGCTGCTGGAGCGGGCGTTCCTGGAGAGTGGGGAGGAGACGGCGCCGTTGTTCGAGGTGCGGATTCCGCAGGCGAACGCGACGGCGGAGGCGATGGATTTCGACCGGAGCGCCACGAACTTCCGGGACAAGTACGGGCGGCAGAAGTCCGGCAGTTACAGCAACCTGTACGAGCTGCCGATGCTGCTGGCGGACGAGTTCATGCACCGGCTGGACGAGTGGCGCGCAGGCGGAAGCGCCTGATCCGGGGTTCGTCCTCTGCTTCCGGCTGGCCGGACTGAACCCGCGTCCGTGCGGGTGCGGTTGGCGTCCGTGTGGGCGGGCCGGGGCAGGCGGGTATCCTGTCGGCATGAGTCGTCCTGAACTGCCGGTCAATATCCTGAGCATCCAGTCGTGGGTGAGTTACGGGCACGTGGGGAACGCGGCGGCCGTGTTCCCGCTGCAGCGCCTGGGCTTCGAGGTGTGGAGCATCAACACCGTGCAGTTCTCGAACCACACGGGGTACGGCAGCTGGACGGGGCAGGTGTACGCGCCGGAGGTCGTGGCGGAGATCGTGGACGGCATCGAGGCGCGCGGCGTGCTGCCCGCCTGCAGCGCCGTCCTGAGCGGCTACATGGGGTCGGAGGGGACGGTGGCGGCCGTGGTGGGCGCCCTGCAGCGCGTGCGGGCCGCGAACCCGGCCGCGCTGTACTGCTGCGATCCCGTGATGGGGGACGTGGGGCGGGGCGTGTTCGTGCGGCCTGAACTGCCGGAGCGGATCGCGGCGCTGGCCGTGCCGCACGCGGACCTGCTCACCCCGAACCAGTTCGAGCTGGAACTGCTGACGGGCCTGGAGGTCAGGACGCTGGAGGACGCGCTCGCGGCGGCCCGCGTGCTGCGTGGACGCATGCGGGCGGACGGTCCGGGCATCGTGCTCGTGACGAGCCTGCTGCGGGACGGCGCGCCACAGGACTCCATCGAGACGCTTGCCGTGACGGGTGAGGGCGCGTGGCTGTGCCGCACGCCGCTGCTGCCGCTCGACCCGCCGCGCAACGGGACGGGCGACGCGATCGCCGCGCTGTTCTTCGGGCATTACCTGCGGTCCGGCCGGGTGGACACCGCCCTGAGCCTCTCCATGAGCGCCCTGTACGCCCTGCTCGAACGCACGCACGCGGCGGGCACGCGCGAGATCCAGCTGATCGCCGCGCAGGACGAGTACGTGCTGCCGGGCCGGGTGTTCGCGGCCGAACCGGTCACGGCAGGTCCCACGGACTGACCCGGATTCCGGTCGAATCCCGCGGTGTGCGGGTTCAATTCGGGCGCACCGGGAAGGAAACAGACGCGAAACGGAACGCGTACGCCTCTGCCGTCCGGGCAGGGAGCGGGCCGGACCGGTGGCGGGCGTCACGGTCCGGCCCGGCCCTTCATGCGCCGCTGCGGGCCGCCTCACCCGTGCGTGCGAGCGTGCAGTGTGCCCACCTCGCGCCCCACCCTGCCGCGCCCGGCCTTCGTGTCCGCCGCGCTCCTGCTGACGACCCTCACCCTGACGGGCACCGCGCACGCCGCCTACCCCGCGCCGTCCACCAGCCCCCTGAGCATCGAGGCGATGCGGGCCCGCACGTACCCCGGCAGCGCCCTGACGGTCAGGCAGACGCTGCGGGTGGGCAGCAACTACACCCGGCAGGTCGTGAGCTACGTGTCGGACGGCCTGCGCATCGACGCGCTCCTCACCGTCCCGAACGGCACGCCCCCCAGTGGCGGCTGGCCCGCCATCGTCTTCAACCACGGGTACATTCCCCCCAACGAGTACCGCACCACCGAACGCTACGTGGCGTACCAGGACGCCTTCGCCCGCGCGGGCTTCGTGACCCTCAAGAGCGACTACCGCGGGCACGGCAGCAGCCAGGGACAGGCGCTCGGCGGGTACTACGATCCCGGCTACACGGTAGACGTCCTGAACGCCGCCGCGAGCCTGCGCCGCGACCGCCGCGTCAACCCCGCCCGGCTCGGCATGTGGGGACACAGCATGGGCGGCCACCTGACGCTGCGCGCCATGGTCATCGACCGCAGCATCCGGGCGGGCGTCATCTGGGCGGGCGTCGTCGCGCCGTACGACCTGCTGCAGACCGGCTGGACGCGCGGGCCGGGCGCGGAAACCATTCCCGCCGGCCTGCGTCGGCGCGGCACGGAAGTCCGCGCGCGGTACGGCACGCCCGCCCAGAACCCCGCCTTCTGGAGTGCCGTCAGCCCCAACAGTTACCTCAAGGACCTGAACGGCCCCCTGCAGCTGCACCAGGGAACGGCGGACGTGGAGGTCCCCGTCACGTTCCATCAGGCGCTGGAGCGCGGCCTGAAGTCCGCCGGGAAACCCTACACTGCGTACACGTACCCCGGCGACAACCACAACCTGAGCCGCAACCTGACGCTCGCCCTGAACCGCAGCGTCGCGTTCTTCAAAGCGAACCTGAAGTAAGTGTCGAAGCAGGTGCGGGCATCCCGGCGCGGCAGGTGCCTGCGCCCGGCCGCGCCGGACTTCGTATCATGCTGCTGTGCCGTCCTTCCTGCCGCCCCTGCTGGCCGCTGCCGTGCTTGCAGGCCTGAGCTTCGTGGTGTCGTACCCGGTCACGGTGGGGACCGTGCGGGTAGACGCGCTCGGGCTGTTCCTGATGGCGTTCGCGCTGCTGAACCTGCGCTTCGCGTTCCGGCAGGCCGGGCGTGGCGCGCGCGCCCCGTGGTGGTTCTGGCCCGCCGCGCTGCTCGTGGCGGCCCTCGTCACGTTCCGGACCGTGGCGGCCCTGCACGGCTGAACGCAGGCAGGGACGGCACAGGAGGCCCATGACACCCCACCCGCACATCCGTCCCGCCACCCCCGACGACGCCGCCCGCATCGCCGCCATTCACGTCCACAGCTGGCGTGAGACGTACGCGGGCCTCATGCCGCCCGCCTTTCTGGACGGCATGACCAGCGACGCCATGCGCGAGCGCCGAGAGCAGCACTGGGCGCGCACCCTGCAGGACGGCACCGAGGCCGTCCGGGTCGCGGAGCTGGACGGCAGGCTCATGGCGTTCGCGAGCGCCGGACCGACCCGGCCGCACCCCGCGATTCCAGGTGAGTACGCGGCGGAACTGTACACGCTGTACGCCCTGCGGGCAGGGCAGGGGCACGGTGTGGGC of the Deinococcus aquiradiocola genome contains:
- the rpsK gene encoding 30S ribosomal protein S11, with the protein product MARSTKGKAPRRVRRNISAGRAYIHASYNNTIVTITDVDGNSVAWSSGGTIGYKGSKKGTPYAAQLAAADAVKKAQGFGMNIVDVVVRGSGSGREQAIRAIQASGIDVKSIMDDTPVPHNGCRPKKKNRL
- the rpsD gene encoding 30S ribosomal protein S4, producing MGRFRGSIVKQSRREGINLAETEKVQKYLDKRPYAPGQHGQRRGRGRPSDYSVRLREKQKLARLYGMNEKQFRNLFEEAASIPGVTGTVFLQLLERRLDNVVFRMGFASTRRQARQFVGHGHILVNGKRVDIPSYRVKIGDEISVAERSRQMGFVQENAEASKRRRVSPWLEMNPENFTGSFVRVPAREDLALPINENFIIEYYSR
- a CDS encoding DNA-directed RNA polymerase subunit alpha; its protein translation is MDQKRPQLKARVDGDYGEFILEPLKRGYGVTIGNPLRRILLSSIPGTAVTSVYIEDVLHEFSTIPGVQEDVIRLILNLKELVVRFHAPGPKTLTLRAQGQGKVLASAFEVPSDAEIVNPDLLIATLAEDGKLVMEVRVEEGEGYDPADRHSTKDRINSIPVDAMFSPVRRVAYHVENTRVGQQTDLDRLIIRIWTDGSAEPQTVLDKAVDILRDELSVFGNVETVHVEPQAQAAPVMVAATYEPNPTPALSINPQPYPSDLDSNPRVTLEGLGLTTRVLHSLKEEGIDSVDALCALSDRDLKKVPGIGERSLDEIKVQLAQFGLALKD
- the rplQ gene encoding 50S ribosomal protein L17, which gives rise to MRHGRSGRKFNRNSSSREALARTQATALLREGRIQTTLTKAKELRPYVEKLITTAKGGDLHSRRIVARDIQDNSVLQKLFNEIAPKYEGRPGGYCRILKVGVRRGDAVTMALIELV
- a CDS encoding TapB family protein, giving the protein MTPNHRLLPLCLLVSGVAGAASLCDSGLFLTSGTATYQIKTPTGTSKFTSRSVIQGDQIRVTTTNASGKATPTTWLCSSRGATLKAEPGGMAMSIQSSFLPGSTQLRPGYSWKSSTKLGRQGAGMTSNSTNRVTGREQVVTPAGRFTAWKIQIQTVSSLDMPAGTKMPPGMSGLNQTSESSAWYAPGVGLVRSEDRSNGVTLTLIKVAK
- a CDS encoding GNAT family N-acetyltransferase, with protein sequence MLIRSRRDADLPALAAVLRAVHDHDGYPDVWLDDPQAFVRAASPLAAWVAEVAGQVLLVPVARPHDWPVTPDPADRAAPTVLVEVKRLFVRPDLRGHGVARALMDAALTLARQGGRLAVLQTRDDNAAANRFYVRSGWRALGTAPAPWATADGTHPLVRLYAAPTDPQTPSDLEARNIKRPD
- the dcd gene encoding dCTP deaminase; translated protein: MSILPDWRIRELALAGMIAPFEDRLVRTAENASVISYGLSSFGYDLRCADEWKVFTNVMSAIVDPKSFDERSFVDIQAPEIIIPPNSFVLARSLEYMKIPDNVMVVALGKSTYARCGIVANVTPLEPGWEGHVTLEFSNTTPLPAKMYAHEGCVQLLFFEGERPEVTYADRAGKYQGQRGVTLPRL
- a CDS encoding metallophosphoesterase family protein, which codes for MRLAVISDAHGNAYALDAVLSEVRAETPDLILNLGDQVEGSADPARAYEMQAALGAVEVRGNNEEKLWPGGRRGELPQRFGAWLEPRLGPQAIARLAGLPLVARVADDEVLACHGTPGSAWDMLLWQWQFTSPGASDGEGFYRARDPRELRAMMDPLAARVVLCGHTHRPGATRVGDTLVVNAGAVSDQVDGDPRARWTLLERRGGHWHADFRTTAYDVEGAVHWSRTHSPFGEFQGELLRSGTMRGRGSTAP
- the era gene encoding GTPase Era, whose translation is MKDITSQYMNADGQPTPVNTRAGFVAIVGKPNVGKSTLLNSLLGVKIAPTSPRPQTTRKGVRGISNQGDTQLIFVDTPGLHRPKDALGKYMNGEVQNALADVDAVVWVVDLRHPPTDEDSMVARSIRDLPRPLTVVGNKLDVSKYPEEALRLYTALLEGRTHETQSVMLSAQNDVNKVAQLRTALAANLPENPFFFPVGAASDQSREQWAAEILREEAMKKLRDELPYAVATRVTSWTERQDGLQRIEAEIVVDRAGHKGMVIGAGGKQLGAIGAATRKQLEVFLNTKVFLGVQVIVIPGWREDQEALRELGYE
- a CDS encoding ParA family protein — its product is MTHVVSFINLKGGVAKTTTLVQLAETLAFIKGKRVLVIDLDPQTNATIALMGEARWEAADEAGQTVAQLFLDQIHDTRVFDVNRAVVRGVSNLNRIRIPEDMELGPEVTYPRIDLLPSSIRLIEAQDRMADISTRSHYTVSPMTVIQRALEGRFSQYDFVLIDCPPNLGYITQNGLEVSDAYLVPTIADKLSTYGIPQIVKTISRLRTARHLKIRCMGVLVTKFQTGSNIHKRGLEALPELLERAFLESGEETAPLFEVRIPQANATAEAMDFDRSATNFRDKYGRQKSGSYSNLYELPMLLADEFMHRLDEWRAGGSA
- the pdxY gene encoding pyridoxal kinase PdxY, whose translation is MSRPELPVNILSIQSWVSYGHVGNAAAVFPLQRLGFEVWSINTVQFSNHTGYGSWTGQVYAPEVVAEIVDGIEARGVLPACSAVLSGYMGSEGTVAAVVGALQRVRAANPAALYCCDPVMGDVGRGVFVRPELPERIAALAVPHADLLTPNQFELELLTGLEVRTLEDALAAARVLRGRMRADGPGIVLVTSLLRDGAPQDSIETLAVTGEGAWLCRTPLLPLDPPRNGTGDAIAALFFGHYLRSGRVDTALSLSMSALYALLERTHAAGTREIQLIAAQDEYVLPGRVFAAEPVTAGPTD
- a CDS encoding alpha/beta hydrolase family protein, yielding MPTSRPTLPRPAFVSAALLLTTLTLTGTAHAAYPAPSTSPLSIEAMRARTYPGSALTVRQTLRVGSNYTRQVVSYVSDGLRIDALLTVPNGTPPSGGWPAIVFNHGYIPPNEYRTTERYVAYQDAFARAGFVTLKSDYRGHGSSQGQALGGYYDPGYTVDVLNAAASLRRDRRVNPARLGMWGHSMGGHLTLRAMVIDRSIRAGVIWAGVVAPYDLLQTGWTRGPGAETIPAGLRRRGTEVRARYGTPAQNPAFWSAVSPNSYLKDLNGPLQLHQGTADVEVPVTFHQALERGLKSAGKPYTAYTYPGDNHNLSRNLTLALNRSVAFFKANLK
- a CDS encoding GNAT family N-acetyltransferase translates to MTPHPHIRPATPDDAARIAAIHVHSWRETYAGLMPPAFLDGMTSDAMRERREQHWARTLQDGTEAVRVAELDGRLMAFASAGPTRPHPAIPGEYAAELYTLYALRAGQGHGVGRALLRALLPELQARGATGLALWVLSANPTRAYYARQGAHELGQKTETTPHGDLTETAMGWPDLTRLR